The Paenibacillus sp. FSL R7-0345 DNA segment CCGGTCAGGAATTTCTCCAGGTAGACACCGCCATTGCCGAAGGCCTTCTGAGCTTCCTGCTGGGCAGCGGTAATCTGCTTCACCAGGGATTCCTCATCTTCAGCGATCCGGATGCCCTTGCCTCCGCCGCCTGCAGTAGCCTTGATAATGATCGGGTAGCCGATGTCACGGCCCAGCATAACAGCCTCCTCCACATCGCCCACCAGCCCGTCAGAGCCCGGAATAACCGGAACACCGGCCAGCTTCATGGTGTCCTTAGCTACAGCCTTGTCCCCCATCCGGGTAATGGCATCCGGGGAAGGACCGATAAAGGTGATATTGCAGGATCCGCAGATTTCGGCGAAATCGGCATTTTCAGCCAAAAATCCGTATCCGGGATGAATGGCATCGCACTCCGTTAAGGTAGCGACACTCATAATATTGGTAAAGTTCAGATAACTGTCCTTCGACAGCATCGGACCGATACAGTAAGCCTCATCTGCCAGCCGGACATGCAGTGAATCCCGGTCAGGCTCCGAATAGACCGCGACGGTGGAAATGCCCATTTCGCGGCAGGCTCTAATGATGCGCACCGCGATTTCACCGCGGTTGGCAATCAGCACTTTTTGAATGTTCATGCGTTTCCTCCCAAAGTTTAACGAGGCCAGCTAGCTCCTCTTGTTCTAGTACTGCGGCAATTACTCCGGCTTTACCAGAAACAGCGGCTGGCCGTATTCTACAAGCTGGCCGTTCTCGGCAAGCACAGACACGATTTCGCCTCTTACTTCCGCTTCCAGCTCATTCATCAGCTTCATCGCTTCGATGATGCAGACGGTCGATTTCTCATTTACACGGTCCCCTACCTTAACAAAGGACGGGGATTCCGGAGAAGCGGCACTATAGAAGGTTCCTACCATTGGAGATACAATTTTATGTAATGCTCCTTCGGCAGGGGAAGACTGCGGCTGTAATGCAGCCGGGATCTCACTTGGGGCCGTAGGTGCAACGTGCTGCGGGCTGAGCGGCTGTGGTGCTGGCGTAAAGGGATAGACATAAGGAGCCGCCTGGATTGCATTGCCATCAGCTTCAGCGCGATCCGGTTTACGTATAGCCAGCTTCATTCCTTCGCTTTCAATCTCCAGCTCATGTACGGAGGAGGTCTGGTCCAGCAATGTAATCAATTCCTTAATCTCGCTTAACTTGAACATTTAATCGTTCACTCCTTCAGCTTTCTCTCGAAGTTACTTTTCTGGTACGGATAAGTTGAAACGGTTACGCCGTCCTTAAAAGGACGCTATTCGTTTCTGCGAAAAAGATAAGGATAGAGGATAGTGTGAAATATATCCTTTCTTATCTTTCAAGCAAAAAACGGCCTCACCGTTTCTCTTTTGAAGCATAGCTTCAGGGATAACGCAAATCTGAGGTCGCTTTCATCATGATAACTTTATGTATTATATCACAAACGCTAGAAATGGAAAGAGCCCGGGACTCACCCGGGCTCTTTCGGCATTATCTGCTTTTTTATGCTGGAAATTATTGCTCAGATACATATTGGACGCGGATTTTGTCCTGGGTAACGCTCAGTTCCTTCATCACCAGATCCACAATGCCTACGGCCTGCTTCACATCCAGCTTCTCGCTGAGTACAACCACTGTGTAGCTGTTCCCGGTTTCCTCCTTGACGATAGCCTCACCATATTTCTGCTGGAGCTGGGTTTCGATATCGCTGATTTTGGATTCTTTTTCCTCAAGCTTGCCGAGCTGCTCCTGGGCAACTGCATTCTCGGCCGGTGTCTTGCTCATATCGTTGATCTGGGCGATCAGGTCATTGTAATTCTTCAGGTTCTGCTGGTCGCGTTCGAACAGGTAGTTGGTGAACATACTGCTTGCAGAAGCGCTCTGTGCGGCTACTTCCTTCAGGATTTCATCATCGCCCTTGGCTGGCGTGCCTTCAGTGGAAGCTGTGGCACTGTCTGCAGAGGTGTCAGCTGCTGCTTTATCACTGCTTGACGCTGTCTGCTCACCGGCTGTTTTGTCCGTTACGGCAGCAGTATCTTCCTTGGCGCTGTCCGTGCTGCTCTTATCCGGTGCAGCCGCCGTTTCGCTGCCGGCTGTGTCCGGAGCCGGGTCAGTGACAGCCGCTGCTGCAGCATCTTCAGCTGCAGTGTTTTCTGTTGCAGCCGCTGCTTCAGAACCGGCATCCGTGCTGAGTGCGCCCTGAGTATCCACTTCATTGATAACCAGGCCGTTGTCAAGCACTGTGGAATCCGCTGTACCTGTGCCGTTATTCGCACTGTCTACCTGGATGGTACCTGCGGTTTCCTTGGGAATGGAGGCCCCGGTGTCTTCAGTGAATAAGTAGTAAGCCGACAGCACCACC contains these protein-coding regions:
- the accB gene encoding acetyl-CoA carboxylase biotin carboxyl carrier protein produces the protein MFKLSEIKELITLLDQTSSVHELEIESEGMKLAIRKPDRAEADGNAIQAAPYVYPFTPAPQPLSPQHVAPTAPSEIPAALQPQSSPAEGALHKIVSPMVGTFYSAASPESPSFVKVGDRVNEKSTVCIIEAMKLMNELEAEVRGEIVSVLAENGQLVEYGQPLFLVKPE
- a CDS encoding SpoIIIAH-like family protein; its protein translation is MKGKRQTIWLVSMLSLMVVLSAYYLFTEDTGASIPKETAGTIQVDSANNGTGTADSTVLDNGLVINEVDTQGALSTDAGSEAAAATENTAAEDAAAAAVTDPAPDTAGSETAAAPDKSSTDSAKEDTAAVTDKTAGEQTASSSDKAAADTSADSATASTEGTPAKGDDEILKEVAAQSASASSMFTNYLFERDQQNLKNYNDLIAQINDMSKTPAENAVAQEQLGKLEEKESKISDIETQLQQKYGEAIVKEETGNSYTVVVLSEKLDVKQAVGIVDLVMKELSVTQDKIRVQYVSEQ